One segment of Megachile rotundata isolate GNS110a chromosome 6, iyMegRotu1, whole genome shotgun sequence DNA contains the following:
- the LOC100879706 gene encoding TBC1 domain family member 13 yields the protein MSILRKRLNDFDDVLNAEEIDLVSLKRLCFHGIPDEGSLRPLCWKLLLNYLPPTRASWSETLTRKRILYKTFIEDLIVTPGEANADGERVDVTLHDHPLNLNPDSKWQTYFKDNEVLLQIDKDVRRLCPDISFFQQGTDYPCKEIVNACGQKRLHHRVQHTVLRSANVERKGLGVTKIAVSIRKAAEDYAPLAEGGEAHWEVLERILFLYAKLNPGQGYVQGMNEIVGPIYHAFACDPDQKWREHAEADTFFCFTNLMSEIRDFFIKSLDEAEFGINSMMSKLTTQVKANDPEVWLRLHQQELCPQYYSFRWLTLLLSQEFPLPDVMRIWDSLFADENRFSFLIHICCAMILLLRDQLLAGDFATNVKLLQNFPSMDIQIVLSKAAALAGKSLNSP from the exons ATGAGTATTTTACGAAAAAG ATTAAACGATTTCGACGATGTTTTGAACGCCGAAGAGATAGATCTCGTTAGTCTCAAACGATTGTGCTTCCATG GGATACCAGATGAAGGAAGTTTAAGACCATTATGTTGGAAACTTTTGTTAAATTACTTACCTCCAACAAGGGCTAGTTGGTCAGAAACTTTAACGCGCAAAAGAATACTTTATAAAACTTTCATTG AGGATCTGATTGTCACTCCGGGTGAAGCTAATGCAGATGGAGAGAGGGTGGATGTTACCCTCCATGATCACCCTTTAAATTTAAATCCTGATAGCAAGTGGCAAACATATTTTAAGGACAATGAAGTTCTTCTGCAGATAGACAAAGATGTTag GAGACTATGTCCAGATATATCATTCTTCCAACAAGGTACTGACTACCCTTGTAAAGAAATTGTAAATGCCTGTGGACAGAAACGTTTGCATCACAGAGTGCAGCATACAGTGTTAAGAAGCGCAAATGTAGAAAGAAAAGGACTTGGTGTAACTAAG ATAGCAGTTTCTATTAGGAAAGCTGCAGAAGATTATGCGCCGCTTGCAGAAGGCGGTGAAGCGCATTGGGAGGTTTTAGAAAGAATACTTTTTCTTTATGCTAAATTAAATCCGGGGCAGGGTTACGTACAAGGAATGAATGAAATCGTTGGTCCTATTTATCATGCTTTTGCTTGTGATCCAGATCAGAAATGGAGAG AACATGCAGAAGCAGATACTTTTTTCTGTTTCACGAATCTGATGAGTGAAATACGCGACTTTTTCATTAAATCCTTGGATGAAGCTGAATTTGGAATAAATTCAATGATGAGTAAGCTCACAACTCAAGTCAAAGCTAATGATCCCGAAGTTTGGTTGCGACTACATCAGCAAGAACTGTGTCCCCAATATTACAGCTTCAG ATGGCTGACGCTTCTACTTTCGCAAGAATTCCCTTTGCCGGATGtcatgaggatttgggattctcTGTTCGCGGATGAAAACAGATTCAGTTTCTTGATACACATTTGTTGTGCCATGATTTT GCTATTGCGGGACCAACTACTCGCCGGTGATTTTGCTACAAACGTCAAACTTTTACAA aattttccttCAATGGATATTCAAATAGTGCTCTCTAAGGCAGCTGCATTAGCAGGAAAGAGTTTAAATTCGCCATAA